One genomic segment of Pseudocalidococcus azoricus BACA0444 includes these proteins:
- a CDS encoding peroxiredoxin: MAKPIKVGDPVPDISLPDAQGEIIRLRDFQGKKAIVLFFYPKSESPGCTIEACAFRDAYGIFQDLGAEVIGISDDSVAAQARFTTNQKLPFLVLSDKGNQARQAFGVPGALFGFLPGRVTYVIDQGGIVRHIFDSMLNFKAHVDESLAILNGLASTAG, from the coding sequence ATGGCCAAACCCATTAAAGTCGGTGATCCCGTCCCAGATATTAGCCTCCCCGATGCCCAGGGTGAAATTATCCGTCTTAGGGATTTTCAAGGGAAAAAGGCGATAGTTTTATTTTTCTATCCCAAATCAGAGAGTCCGGGTTGTACCATCGAAGCCTGTGCCTTTCGGGATGCCTATGGCATTTTTCAGGACTTGGGCGCAGAGGTGATTGGGATTAGTGATGATTCTGTGGCGGCCCAGGCCCGGTTTACCACCAATCAAAAATTACCCTTTCTGGTGCTCAGTGACAAAGGTAATCAAGCCCGTCAAGCCTTTGGGGTTCCCGGAGCCTTATTTGGATTTTTACCTGGCCGGGTCACCTATGTCATTGATCAAGGGGGCATTGTCCGTCATATTTTTGACTCCATGCTTAACTTCAAGGCCCATGTGGATGAATCCCTGGCAATTTTAAACGGGTTGGCTAGCACCGCCGGATAA
- a CDS encoding uroporphyrinogen-III synthase yields the protein MLPLADQSILVTRAATQAPTFSQALRQAGATVWEMPTLEIGPPSSWDALDHALDILDSFDWLILTSTNGVEAVWSRMRGLGIDPAKLTPLKIAVVGQKTAQSLQAYGRTPDFIPPQFIADALVEHFPESMTGLKILFPRVETGGREMLVQAMTDAGAKIVEVAAYESRCPHQIAPEIAELLQAKTLTMITFTSGKTVQHFCQLVGGVEIAQALLERVKLASIGPQTSQACRKYFGRVEIEAAEHTLEGLVRAILTEGGQG from the coding sequence ATGTTACCCCTTGCTGATCAATCCATTCTTGTCACCCGTGCCGCCACCCAAGCCCCAACCTTTAGTCAAGCCCTTCGTCAAGCGGGAGCGACTGTTTGGGAAATGCCCACCTTAGAAATTGGCCCGCCCAGCAGTTGGGATGCATTGGATCATGCTCTGGACATTCTGGACAGCTTTGATTGGCTCATTTTAACCTCCACGAATGGGGTTGAGGCCGTTTGGTCACGAATGCGGGGCCTGGGGATTGATCCAGCTAAATTAACTCCGCTAAAAATTGCCGTAGTTGGCCAAAAAACAGCCCAATCCCTCCAAGCCTATGGCCGCACCCCGGATTTTATTCCGCCCCAGTTTATTGCCGATGCCCTGGTTGAGCATTTTCCTGAGTCCATGACTGGGTTGAAAATCCTTTTCCCACGGGTGGAGACGGGTGGACGGGAGATGCTTGTCCAGGCCATGACCGATGCCGGAGCCAAAATTGTCGAAGTTGCAGCCTATGAATCCCGTTGCCCGCACCAAATTGCCCCGGAAATAGCCGAGTTACTCCAGGCCAAAACCCTAACAATGATCACCTTTACCAGTGGCAAAACCGTCCAGCATTTCTGTCAATTGGTCGGAGGAGTTGAAATTGCCCAAGCTCTTTTAGAGAGGGTCAAACTGGCTTCCATTGGCCCCCAAACCTCCCAGGCCTGCCGCAAGTATTTCGGGCGGGTGGAGATAGAAGCCGCAGAACATACCTTAGAGGGGCTGGTGAGAGCTATTTTGACTGAGGGGGGGCAGGGTTGA
- a CDS encoding DUF3370 domain-containing protein, with translation MFRTLPTLVSFMLAQAPAIPPAEMIRPDDVRPLPGSLDMVPVFNSNSPEKIQQEGILLSTLNPAGKQNPAAHLNFSFNDRFDIFAHHVTKAAPVPAPQVMYLGILVENPNKTPVRILVLQANTRLTTHAPFVNLPTQVLDQRNRVFAGPGSRASGDFLRRERDGIFPESYVIPPQSSQMLVVLPIPATALNGRSLLMRLFSNGRVNLASLALWEKTGPEKVPTLKDWQQLAQTGQLSIPRDRTPTPPTQTSGQFIYGRVAGVSRGSQWRATVTDRPEIPYLTIPAENQAISYVINTLDRGTLGTQQIQSAPMLVRYPDTAYRSHGNYGVLYELTLPLKNPTIQAQQVAIRFQTPIKEDQLSQAGLRYLQTPANQIFFRGPVRLEYEENGTTQVKYFHLVQRRGQMGEPLLTLDLPPQTQRTVKVELVYPPDATPPQVLTVETTLNPAPPQSK, from the coding sequence GTGTTCAGAACCCTCCCCACCCTGGTTAGTTTTATGTTGGCCCAGGCCCCGGCCATCCCACCTGCGGAAATGATTCGCCCCGATGACGTGCGGCCGCTGCCTGGGAGCTTGGACATGGTGCCAGTGTTTAATAGCAACAGTCCCGAAAAAATTCAACAGGAAGGAATTCTCCTCTCAACCCTCAACCCGGCCGGTAAACAAAACCCGGCCGCCCATCTGAATTTCAGCTTTAATGACCGCTTTGATATTTTTGCCCACCATGTCACCAAGGCAGCCCCAGTTCCGGCTCCCCAGGTCATGTATCTGGGTATTTTAGTGGAAAATCCCAACAAAACCCCTGTGCGGATCTTGGTGCTCCAGGCCAACACTCGTTTGACCACCCATGCCCCCTTTGTCAATTTGCCGACCCAGGTTTTAGATCAACGGAATCGGGTCTTTGCCGGGCCGGGGAGTCGCGCCAGTGGGGACTTTCTCCGGCGAGAACGAGATGGGATCTTTCCAGAAAGCTATGTCATTCCTCCCCAAAGCAGCCAAATGCTGGTGGTTTTACCCATCCCGGCAACGGCTTTGAATGGTCGGTCTTTGTTAATGCGGCTGTTTAGTAATGGGCGCGTTAACTTGGCTAGTTTGGCCCTTTGGGAAAAAACCGGCCCCGAAAAAGTCCCCACCTTAAAAGATTGGCAACAACTGGCCCAAACCGGCCAACTCTCCATCCCCCGCGACCGCACCCCCACACCTCCAACTCAAACCAGTGGGCAATTTATCTATGGCCGGGTGGCTGGGGTCTCTCGCGGGTCACAATGGCGCGCGACCGTAACGGATCGGCCCGAAATTCCTTATTTAACCATCCCGGCCGAAAACCAGGCCATTTCCTATGTGATTAATACCCTTGACCGGGGCACTCTTGGAACTCAGCAAATTCAAAGCGCGCCGATGCTAGTCCGTTATCCCGATACGGCCTATCGCAGTCATGGCAATTATGGCGTTCTCTACGAGTTAACCTTACCCCTCAAAAACCCCACAATCCAGGCCCAGCAGGTCGCCATTCGTTTTCAAACCCCGATCAAAGAAGATCAACTCTCCCAGGCCGGGTTGCGCTATCTGCAAACGCCCGCCAATCAAATCTTTTTTCGCGGCCCTGTCCGGCTGGAATACGAAGAGAATGGTACAACTCAAGTGAAGTATTTTCATCTGGTGCAACGGCGGGGACAAATGGGCGAACCCCTCTTGACCTTAGATCTGCCTCCCCAAACTCAGCGCACGGTCAAAGTGGAACTCGTCTATCCCCCCGATGCCACGCCGCCCCAAGTCTTAACCGTGGAAACCACCCTCAACCCTGCCCCCCCTCAGTCAAAATAG
- a CDS encoding DUF6173 family protein, whose product MFRVEREIERSVQNPRVTMPEFKFTTNAQANYASEFHKRLVKWINDFDASLDDRYEVGIRLVSFGQVVTFHLKGLGYWDPSLISFSGTTESGDPVELIQHVSQISILLMKMERREPDKPKQPVGFHLDDSSNLNSDSEE is encoded by the coding sequence ATGTTTAGAGTGGAGAGAGAGATTGAACGCTCTGTGCAAAACCCTAGGGTGACCATGCCAGAGTTTAAATTCACCACTAATGCACAAGCAAATTACGCAAGCGAATTTCACAAACGCTTAGTAAAATGGATAAATGATTTTGATGCATCTTTAGATGATAGGTATGAGGTAGGTATTCGCCTTGTAAGCTTTGGTCAAGTTGTGACGTTCCACTTAAAAGGTTTGGGCTATTGGGATCCATCACTCATCTCATTTTCTGGAACAACGGAATCAGGTGATCCTGTCGAATTAATTCAACACGTTTCGCAGATAAGTATTCTACTCATGAAAATGGAGCGACGCGAGCCTGACAAGCCAAAACAACCAGTAGGTTTTCACTTAGATGATTCCAGTAATCTAAATAGTGACTCTGAAGAGTGA
- a CDS encoding FxLYD domain-containing protein, with protein MRIQPHLHKQIKTIACSGLCVGSLLPLMFTLPSQAQKNPGDIIVIGNSPRQWAQNQSYWNQLVGVFGRAIPAATAPAPPSDTTQAGADPQVLTQKLLQNISVGAPQLQPILKLPGSSQVSGSLTNRNNQPVTIGGVNFEVLDNTGNVIQTGSAVPEPATVGPGQTVTYQQTLLTVPSDVGASVRLINPPVTIQGGI; from the coding sequence ATGAGGATTCAGCCGCATCTTCACAAACAGATAAAAACCATTGCCTGTTCAGGATTATGTGTTGGTTCACTCCTACCCCTAATGTTCACCTTACCCAGCCAGGCCCAGAAAAACCCCGGTGACATCATCGTGATTGGTAATTCTCCCCGACAATGGGCCCAAAATCAAAGCTATTGGAATCAATTAGTCGGAGTTTTTGGGCGGGCCATTCCAGCCGCTACGGCTCCTGCACCTCCTTCTGACACGACCCAGGCGGGGGCAGATCCCCAAGTTCTAACCCAAAAACTTCTCCAAAATATCTCTGTGGGCGCGCCGCAACTGCAACCGATCTTGAAATTACCGGGATCTTCCCAAGTCTCCGGCTCCCTCACCAACCGCAACAACCAACCTGTCACCATTGGCGGGGTCAACTTTGAAGTTTTGGATAATACAGGGAATGTGATTCAAACTGGCTCAGCCGTTCCAGAACCAGCAACCGTCGGGCCTGGGCAAACGGTCACCTATCAACAAACTCTTTTAACTGTCCCGTCCGATGTGGGGGCTTCTGTGCGTTTGATTAATCCCCCTGTCACCATTCAGGGTGGTATCTAA
- a CDS encoding 4'-phosphopantetheinyl transferase family protein, which produces MQMIISRPGDITPLNVDLWQLELGQVSVRGDWLSVSEQAWLEKLGLFSRAGQQFYQSRSLLRWVLSHYVSVPPTGIHLCFTPTGKPYLDRWAHDPAWQFSWSHAGAIAVAAITRDVPVGVDIEQIKPRPRARQIAQRFFSPTAQAHLESLPEPGYTKEFLRGWTGLEAKIKAMGGQLFQSEPCPHPNQTVNFTIGSHYVGAVVALTDQPVSLKVICKLPQ; this is translated from the coding sequence ATGCAAATGATCATCTCCAGGCCTGGGGACATTACACCCCTGAATGTGGATCTTTGGCAGCTAGAACTAGGGCAAGTCTCGGTTAGGGGGGACTGGTTATCTGTTTCCGAACAGGCCTGGCTGGAGAAATTGGGGCTTTTCAGTCGGGCTGGCCAGCAATTTTACCAAAGCCGGAGTTTATTACGCTGGGTTCTGAGCCATTATGTTTCTGTCCCACCAACCGGAATTCACCTATGTTTCACTCCCACTGGCAAACCTTATCTAGATCGATGGGCCCATGACCCGGCCTGGCAGTTTAGTTGGAGTCATGCTGGGGCCATTGCGGTGGCAGCAATTACTAGGGATGTTCCGGTGGGGGTAGATATTGAACAGATCAAACCCAGGCCCAGAGCGAGGCAAATTGCCCAACGTTTTTTCTCGCCCACGGCCCAAGCCCACCTTGAGTCCCTGCCCGAACCTGGGTACACCAAAGAATTTTTAAGGGGTTGGACAGGCCTGGAAGCAAAAATCAAAGCGATGGGGGGGCAATTATTTCAGTCGGAGCCTTGTCCCCACCCTAACCAAACCGTGAATTTTACGATTGGGAGTCACTATGTCGGGGCGGTTGTCGCCTTAACAGATCAGCCCGTTTCCCTCAAGGTGATCTGCAAGTTACCCCAATAG
- a CDS encoding quinone-dependent dihydroorotate dehydrogenase: MNLYTNILRPLVFSGLRADPEAVHQQLVRACGQIEAWGEKGQWLRRLCGSQYQYCAPQLSQNLWGLSFPNPLGLAPGFDKDGLASSFWQELGFGFVEVGTVTWQAQGGNPKPRLFRLPADLAGLNRMGFNNLGAEVMAQTLAQSAERGLRAIPLGINLGKSKVTPLEQAVEDYVQSFQGLQPWGDYFVVNVSSPNTPGLRTLQSRSQLEPILAELQAINSLHKPLLIKVAPDLAWDELDEILELAQAYQLAGIIATNTTLSRHGLKTQVLPPTQEPVETAAGGISGAPLRQKSTEMIRYIYRHTGGTLPIIGVGGVFNAAQAWEKICAGASLIQVYTGWVYEGPGMVKAILQGLEQYLGDQAWADVIGKDAKELPKS; this comes from the coding sequence ATGAATCTTTATACCAACATTCTGCGTCCCTTAGTTTTCTCAGGGTTACGGGCTGATCCGGAAGCTGTTCATCAGCAACTGGTGCGCGCCTGTGGGCAAATTGAGGCCTGGGGTGAAAAAGGGCAGTGGTTACGGCGGCTGTGTGGGAGTCAATATCAGTACTGTGCACCGCAATTATCCCAAAATCTCTGGGGCTTAAGCTTTCCGAATCCCTTGGGTTTAGCGCCTGGGTTTGATAAGGACGGCCTGGCCAGTAGTTTTTGGCAGGAATTGGGCTTTGGCTTTGTTGAGGTGGGAACTGTCACTTGGCAGGCCCAAGGGGGAAATCCCAAACCCCGTTTATTTCGGCTCCCGGCGGATCTGGCTGGTCTGAATCGGATGGGATTTAATAACCTGGGGGCGGAAGTCATGGCCCAAACCCTGGCACAGTCGGCAGAACGAGGCCTGCGGGCAATTCCCCTCGGGATTAACTTGGGGAAGTCAAAAGTCACCCCCCTCGAACAGGCCGTGGAGGATTATGTCCAAAGTTTTCAGGGGCTACAGCCTTGGGGAGATTATTTTGTTGTCAATGTCAGCTCCCCCAACACCCCCGGCCTGCGAACCTTGCAATCTCGGAGCCAATTAGAGCCAATCCTAGCTGAACTGCAAGCCATCAATAGCCTCCACAAGCCGCTTCTAATTAAGGTGGCCCCAGATTTGGCCTGGGATGAGTTGGATGAAATTTTAGAATTGGCCCAGGCCTATCAACTGGCGGGAATTATTGCCACTAACACCACCCTTTCCCGTCACGGCCTCAAGACCCAAGTGCTCCCCCCGACCCAAGAACCTGTGGAAACAGCCGCGGGCGGAATTAGTGGCGCACCTTTACGGCAAAAGTCCACGGAGATGATTCGCTACATTTATCGCCACACGGGCGGGACGCTACCGATTATTGGGGTGGGTGGGGTGTTTAATGCGGCCCAGGCCTGGGAAAAAATTTGTGCTGGAGCGAGTTTAATTCAGGTTTATACGGGTTGGGTTTACGAGGGGCCGGGCATGGTCAAGGCAATTTTGCAGGGCTTAGAGCAGTATTTGGGCGACCAGGCCTGGGCAGATGTGATTGGCAAAGACGCAAAAGAACTCCCCAAATCTTGA
- a CDS encoding carbonic anhydrase, translating to MSVSRRAALELLGEISRWGVTYPAWRAFGLEPARPINNHQRKTMEIPNTPTTALDRLLAGNQRFVHNKSLHPHQDVRQLAIVTETQTPFAAILSCADARVIPEIIFDQGIGDLFVVRVAGNIAITEEIASEEYAVTILKTPLIVVLGHERCGAVTATLSGKNLPGVMSSLTTAIQPAIALAQTEPGDLLANAIKANVRLQVQRLKNSPVLAEAIRKEALNIVGAYYELASGAVRLLG from the coding sequence ATGTCTGTTTCACGCCGCGCCGCCTTGGAATTATTAGGGGAGATAAGTCGGTGGGGGGTGACTTACCCGGCCTGGAGGGCTTTTGGCTTAGAACCTGCGCGCCCCATTAATAACCACCAACGCAAAACTATGGAAATTCCCAATACCCCGACCACCGCCCTAGATCGTTTACTTGCTGGTAATCAACGTTTTGTCCACAATAAGTCCCTTCATCCCCATCAAGATGTTCGTCAGCTAGCGATTGTCACGGAGACACAAACTCCCTTTGCCGCTATTCTCAGTTGTGCCGATGCCCGGGTGATTCCGGAAATTATTTTCGATCAAGGAATTGGTGATCTCTTTGTCGTGCGTGTGGCCGGAAATATTGCCATTACTGAAGAAATCGCTAGTGAAGAGTATGCCGTCACAATCCTCAAAACCCCCTTAATTGTTGTTCTCGGCCATGAACGATGTGGGGCTGTTACAGCTACCTTGAGCGGCAAAAACCTACCCGGAGTTATGTCGTCTCTAACTACTGCCATTCAACCCGCAATTGCCCTCGCCCAAACCGAACCTGGTGATCTTTTGGCCAATGCCATTAAAGCCAATGTCCGACTTCAGGTACAGCGGCTAAAAAACTCTCCGGTGCTTGCCGAGGCGATTCGTAAAGAAGCATTAAACATTGTTGGGGCTTATTATGAGTTGGCCAGTGGGGCTGTCCGGCTCTTAGGCTAA
- a CDS encoding cysteine desulfurase family protein: protein MQIYLDYSATTPCRPEAMASMNRVMTQAWGNPSSLHEWGQRAATVLEQARMQVASLINSSPLGIVFTSGGTESNNLAIYGVARQFSSPQHLIISSVEHAAVSQPIAFLESQGWQVTRLPVDRWGRVNPRDLDQAIQANTVLVSVIYGQSEVGTLQPIAELAKICRNREALFHTDAVQVAGRLPVDVQALGVDLLSLSSHKLYGPQGVGALYIRPGVELHPFLAGGMQESGLRAGTQALPNIAGFGIAAELAEAELLAEMARLQTLRERLFAQLYACPQLQPTGHRLYRLPHHLSFTVADAYGTPLSGKTLVRQLNLAGIGVSSGSACNSGKSVPSPVLRAMGYDDGLAKSSLRLTLGKQTTAADIDWVGLVLPQMIERVTQAPVLMC, encoded by the coding sequence ATGCAAATTTATTTAGACTACAGTGCGACTACGCCCTGTCGCCCAGAAGCCATGGCCAGCATGAATCGGGTCATGACCCAGGCCTGGGGGAATCCATCCAGCTTGCATGAATGGGGGCAACGCGCGGCAACAGTCTTAGAACAGGCCCGGATGCAGGTAGCCAGCCTCATCAACAGTTCTCCCCTCGGCATTGTTTTTACATCTGGCGGTACAGAGTCCAATAACCTGGCCATATACGGGGTAGCCCGTCAATTCTCGTCCCCGCAACATTTGATTATTTCCTCTGTAGAACACGCTGCCGTCAGTCAACCCATTGCTTTTTTAGAATCTCAAGGCTGGCAGGTGACGCGTTTACCCGTGGATCGCTGGGGGCGAGTTAACCCTAGGGACTTAGATCAGGCTATCCAGGCCAATACGGTGTTGGTTTCGGTCATTTACGGGCAAAGCGAAGTTGGAACACTCCAGCCGATTGCGGAACTGGCGAAAATCTGTCGTAATCGTGAGGCTCTGTTTCATACGGATGCAGTACAGGTTGCCGGGCGTTTACCCGTTGATGTCCAGGCCCTAGGGGTTGATTTACTTTCCCTCTCCAGCCACAAGCTCTATGGACCCCAGGGAGTTGGGGCATTATACATTCGGCCGGGTGTCGAATTACATCCTTTTCTGGCTGGGGGAATGCAGGAGTCGGGGCTACGGGCTGGGACACAGGCCTTACCCAATATTGCTGGCTTTGGGATTGCGGCTGAACTGGCTGAAGCAGAACTCTTGGCGGAAATGGCCCGCTTGCAAACGCTCCGGGAACGCCTCTTTGCCCAACTTTATGCCTGCCCACAACTACAACCTACCGGCCATCGTCTCTATCGGTTGCCCCACCACCTGAGCTTTACAGTGGCCGATGCCTATGGAACACCGCTGAGTGGAAAGACCCTTGTGCGTCAACTGAATTTAGCGGGTATTGGCGTAAGTTCTGGCTCGGCTTGTAACAGTGGTAAATCCGTCCCCAGTCCGGTTTTAAGAGCAATGGGCTATGACGATGGGCTGGCTAAATCGAGTTTACGGCTGACTCTGGGTAAACAAACCACCGCAGCGGATATTGATTGGGTAGGTCTAGTCCTGCCGCAAATGATTGAGCGAGTCACCCAGGCCCCGGTACTGATGTGTTAG